The following are encoded together in the Roseivirga misakiensis genome:
- a CDS encoding ABC transporter permease, producing MLKNYLKIAFRSLFKSKSTSIINILGLSIGIACCIIIFLFVQNETSFDKFHKKSDEIFRVLTIDEALGVSSNLVGITMPALGDAMENNFPEVENSVRMLTQGRRLLTYNQQGYYAEHFAFAEPSLFEVFDFKLIDGDVDKALSEPNTVVLTESMAKKTFGNEDPIGKQLELGGQTGLEVVAVMEDVQENSHLNFDVIVSMLQADTTSNFAQFIQSWRSISMTTYVQLASAENEATVETKMEELIRANNVGENFSVTLQPLADVHLKSSGILFQNYNLNQTDINYVYTLAAVGLFVMLIASFNFMNLSTARSTNRAREVGVRKVFGAFRGQLINQFMVESVVICFLSLLLAFGFVVVVSPLVNLPIEQNLALYFLGKTEWVLGAVLFVLFLGLFSGSYPALMLSGFNPIGILRGSFKTSAKGVMLRKSLVIFQFTISIAMIIGTAIVYDQLQHQRNIDKGFDPEQIVTLNVGHPSLQQALPVFMNKLDEIPDITKTARTGGMPGRTFGRNRVRPEGVPAEDTWIISVFGFDDDFMDLMDMEMVEGRGFDRDMQTDAQQAVLINEAMAQELTWKEPVGKTITFGQQERKVIGVVKDFHFTNMRHKIEPLAMLYNPTNGGNLAVKFNTRNASNTVQSIQAAWNEVFPNSPFEYRFFDEEFGQQYASDERFGKLVFSFTWLAIFIACLGLFGLSAFTAEQKTKEIGVRKVLGASITGIILLLSKQFSQLIAIAILLAVPIAYFLMKSWLGDFEYRVDINWAWFVISAVVAMAIALLTVTFQSVKAATTNPSNSLRYQ from the coding sequence ATGCTAAAAAACTATCTAAAAATCGCTTTCAGAAGCCTCTTTAAGAGCAAAAGTACATCTATAATCAATATCCTAGGGTTATCTATCGGCATCGCTTGTTGTATCATAATCTTCTTATTCGTTCAAAATGAAACAAGTTTTGATAAGTTTCATAAGAAGTCAGACGAGATTTTCAGAGTCTTAACGATCGACGAAGCCTTAGGGGTGAGTAGTAACCTTGTGGGTATCACAATGCCTGCTTTGGGAGATGCCATGGAAAATAATTTTCCAGAAGTTGAAAATAGTGTTCGCATGTTAACGCAGGGTAGGCGACTTCTCACCTATAATCAGCAGGGATATTACGCAGAACACTTTGCATTTGCCGAACCATCACTTTTCGAAGTATTTGACTTCAAATTGATCGACGGGGATGTGGATAAAGCACTTTCTGAGCCCAATACAGTGGTCCTTACCGAGTCCATGGCAAAAAAGACATTCGGCAATGAAGACCCAATCGGTAAACAACTCGAACTAGGTGGTCAGACAGGACTAGAAGTAGTAGCAGTGATGGAGGATGTACAGGAAAACTCCCATCTCAACTTCGATGTAATCGTCTCTATGCTACAAGCAGATACTACGTCAAATTTTGCTCAATTCATTCAGTCATGGCGATCCATCAGTATGACTACCTACGTCCAGCTTGCCTCAGCGGAGAATGAAGCCACGGTAGAAACCAAAATGGAAGAGCTAATTAGGGCTAACAATGTAGGGGAGAATTTTAGTGTCACGCTACAACCACTGGCAGATGTACATCTAAAATCTAGTGGTATTCTTTTCCAAAACTACAACCTAAACCAAACAGACATTAATTATGTGTACACGCTGGCAGCGGTTGGACTATTCGTAATGCTCATTGCTTCATTTAATTTCATGAACCTCTCAACAGCCAGATCTACGAACAGAGCCCGCGAAGTGGGAGTTAGGAAAGTCTTTGGTGCATTTAGAGGACAACTGATCAATCAGTTTATGGTGGAGTCCGTAGTCATATGCTTTCTGTCATTATTGCTTGCTTTTGGTTTTGTAGTCGTTGTTAGTCCATTGGTTAACCTGCCAATAGAACAAAACTTAGCGTTGTACTTTTTAGGCAAAACAGAGTGGGTTTTAGGCGCTGTACTTTTTGTGCTTTTTCTAGGCCTTTTTTCAGGGAGTTACCCAGCTTTAATGCTCTCAGGATTTAATCCGATAGGTATTTTAAGAGGATCATTTAAGACGAGTGCGAAGGGCGTTATGCTCAGAAAGTCCTTGGTGATTTTTCAATTTACCATTTCAATAGCGATGATTATAGGTACCGCGATCGTTTACGACCAGCTGCAACATCAACGAAATATTGACAAAGGATTCGACCCAGAACAGATTGTCACCCTAAACGTTGGGCACCCCAGTCTACAGCAAGCACTGCCTGTGTTTATGAATAAGTTGGACGAGATTCCTGATATAACGAAAACAGCTCGAACAGGGGGGATGCCAGGTAGAACTTTCGGGAGAAATCGTGTAAGGCCAGAAGGTGTTCCCGCGGAGGATACATGGATAATTTCTGTATTTGGCTTCGATGACGACTTTATGGATTTGATGGATATGGAGATGGTCGAAGGCAGAGGATTTGATCGCGATATGCAGACCGATGCGCAGCAGGCGGTTTTAATCAATGAGGCCATGGCTCAAGAATTGACATGGAAAGAGCCTGTCGGCAAGACCATAACATTCGGGCAACAAGAAAGAAAAGTCATTGGTGTGGTAAAGGATTTTCACTTCACCAATATGCGGCATAAGATTGAACCTTTGGCCATGCTATATAATCCTACTAATGGAGGCAATTTGGCTGTGAAATTCAATACCAGGAATGCTAGCAATACAGTGCAGTCAATTCAAGCGGCATGGAATGAAGTATTTCCTAATAGCCCTTTCGAGTATCGGTTTTTCGATGAAGAGTTTGGTCAGCAATATGCTTCAGACGAACGTTTTGGGAAGCTGGTTTTTAGCTTTACGTGGTTGGCTATTTTCATTGCTTGCCTCGGACTATTCGGACTCTCCGCTTTTACCGCAGAACAGAAAACCAAAGAGATTGGTGTGCGCAAAGTATTGGGGGCAAGCATTACTGGGATTATCCTACTTTTATCAAAGCAATTCTCGCAGTTGATTGCCATAGCGATTTTGCTTGCCGTGCCGATCGCGTATTTCTTAATGAAATCTTGGCTCGGAGACTTTGAATATAGAGTGGATATAAACTGGGCTTGGTTTGTTATCTCAGCCGTTGTGGCAATGGCTATCGCATTGTTAACAGTGACCTTTCAATCAGTAAAGGCTGCTACCACGAACCCTTCAAACTCCTTGAGATATCAATGA
- a CDS encoding RidA family protein, whose amino-acid sequence MRLKLLISSVIVAFFCLTACEAPDNNQEQQKEEVARFERESSSILKGVKVPEGKSLYLASGIVATEKDSSKPVGDRGRFGDTYDQSVSALKRIESYLSEEGLSLKDVVSMKVYVAPDPENDGKPDFQAWFKAYGEYFGTDNNPNKVARSTIGVYTLVDPNKFIEIEVRAVYP is encoded by the coding sequence ATGCGACTTAAACTATTGATTTCATCTGTTATTGTGGCTTTTTTCTGCTTAACCGCTTGCGAAGCTCCAGACAATAACCAAGAACAGCAAAAGGAAGAAGTAGCTCGTTTTGAAAGAGAGAGTTCTTCGATTCTAAAAGGAGTTAAAGTGCCTGAAGGGAAATCTCTTTATCTGGCCAGTGGTATTGTGGCCACTGAAAAAGATAGTAGTAAACCTGTTGGTGATCGAGGTCGGTTTGGTGATACTTATGATCAGAGTGTGAGTGCTTTAAAAAGAATCGAAAGTTATCTTTCCGAAGAAGGCCTTAGCCTAAAAGATGTTGTGTCTATGAAAGTCTATGTGGCGCCAGATCCTGAAAATGATGGTAAACCCGATTTTCAAGCTTGGTTCAAAGCCTATGGCGAGTACTTCGGTACTGATAACAACCCGAATAAAGTAGCAAGGTCTACTATTGGCGTATACACTTTAGTCGACCCAAATAAATTTATCGAAATAGAAGTAAGAGCTGTTTACCCTTAA
- a CDS encoding VPS10 domain-containing protein: MKTLRIFLLVALTALFCSPDTFAQRRKRKNQAPEGVSYDTTLYNSMEFRLVGPFRGGRATAVAGVVQDPMTYYMGATGGVWKTDDAGESWKNVSDGFMKTASVGAIAVSESDPNVVYVGMGEAPVRGVMTSHGDGVYKSTDAGKTWKNIGLEKTRQISKIVVHPDNPDVVIVGAQGSPYAATEDRGIYRSEDGGETWTKVHYIDENSGVSDLSMDMTNPRIIYAAYWDHRRFPWKVQSGGPGSGIWKSADGGLTWKKLSKGLPKGVMGKIGVSVSRANPDKVWAIIEADKGGLYRSDNGGKNWRLINPDRLLRARSWYYMHIQAHPTDEESVYIMNAPLVQSTDNGKTFVNLNTPHGDNHQVWINPEKPQYMINANDGGANVSINGGKDWSRQDNQPTAQFYRVNADRQFPYRIYGGQQDNSSVSIASRVNGGGISNSDFFPVGGCESAYSAFDPDDPKYVYSGCYQGIIDEWNAKTKLTKDVMAYPFQGLGTNPRDIKYRFNWNAPIIASKHDPSVIYHAGNKLLKTSNRGITWTEISPDLTRNDSTKINWGGGPITNEGAGGEIYHAIYYVAESPHTPDVIYTGADDGMLHITKNGGADWTEITIPNTGEGMVNQIEVSPHDPGTVYVAFNKYKFNDFTPHIFKSTDYGQTWNRIVNGIASEAHVRVVREDPKQKDLLFAGTELGLYVSFDGGVKWNEFQQNLPIVPITDLMVHGNDLIIATQGRAFWVMDDLNPLYELKAAQNSDFYVYEPENAIRDNAFRTGNTSIGQNPYPGFSIMYYIKEDADSIPLKVEFMDASGAVVRSFASDATNRQEKLTKKSGMNRLNWNLSKVNFDGVQGVFVGLGAGGHRVAPGAYTMKMSYGDQEIVKRLNVAPDPKWEATTAQYQEQQQLLEEVREIIEELQSTANDIRSVRAQINDLKSRIDPDDFANVHEAIKELVEMINELEGEFVQPKQKTFQDVINFENKLEVQLLHIYGTIDGIEPPVTDGQRARVETLKAEYVTAIAGAAKVNQKMEELMELIRTEKVPFIAPKKKK; the protein is encoded by the coding sequence ATGAAGACGCTTCGAATTTTTTTACTAGTTGCTCTAACTGCTCTTTTTTGTTCCCCAGATACTTTTGCACAACGCCGCAAAAGAAAAAATCAGGCCCCAGAAGGAGTTTCCTACGACACCACACTTTACAATTCGATGGAGTTTCGCTTAGTAGGACCTTTCCGTGGCGGCCGTGCGACAGCAGTAGCTGGCGTGGTTCAAGACCCAATGACTTACTACATGGGCGCAACTGGCGGTGTGTGGAAGACAGATGATGCTGGAGAAAGCTGGAAAAATGTGTCTGACGGCTTTATGAAAACCGCTTCCGTTGGTGCGATCGCCGTTTCTGAATCTGACCCTAACGTGGTTTACGTGGGTATGGGAGAAGCTCCAGTAAGAGGAGTAATGACATCCCATGGTGATGGTGTTTACAAATCGACCGATGCTGGTAAAACATGGAAAAATATCGGTTTAGAGAAAACAAGACAGATTTCTAAGATCGTAGTTCACCCAGATAATCCCGATGTCGTCATCGTCGGTGCACAAGGAAGTCCTTATGCTGCCACTGAAGATAGAGGTATTTACCGATCAGAAGACGGAGGGGAAACATGGACTAAAGTTCACTATATAGATGAAAATTCTGGGGTAAGTGATTTGAGTATGGATATGACTAATCCTCGGATTATTTATGCTGCTTACTGGGATCATAGAAGGTTCCCTTGGAAGGTTCAGAGTGGCGGACCAGGCAGTGGAATTTGGAAATCTGCCGATGGTGGTCTGACATGGAAGAAATTATCGAAAGGCTTGCCAAAAGGTGTTATGGGTAAAATTGGAGTGAGTGTTTCTCGTGCCAATCCAGATAAAGTTTGGGCCATTATTGAAGCTGATAAAGGAGGACTTTATCGATCGGATAATGGCGGTAAAAATTGGAGGCTCATCAATCCCGATCGTCTACTAAGAGCCCGATCTTGGTACTACATGCATATTCAGGCACATCCAACAGACGAAGAAAGTGTCTATATCATGAATGCTCCGCTCGTTCAATCCACCGATAACGGTAAAACCTTCGTGAACCTGAATACACCTCATGGCGATAATCACCAAGTTTGGATTAACCCTGAAAAACCGCAGTACATGATAAATGCCAACGATGGCGGTGCTAACGTATCCATTAATGGTGGCAAAGACTGGTCAAGACAAGACAACCAACCGACGGCTCAATTCTATAGAGTAAATGCCGATAGACAGTTTCCTTACAGAATTTATGGCGGGCAACAAGATAATAGTTCGGTTTCAATAGCGTCCCGAGTCAATGGTGGAGGAATTAGCAATTCGGACTTTTTTCCAGTTGGCGGTTGCGAAAGTGCTTACTCTGCCTTCGATCCAGACGATCCGAAATACGTGTATTCAGGATGTTATCAAGGAATTATCGACGAGTGGAATGCCAAAACTAAGCTCACTAAAGATGTTATGGCTTATCCATTTCAGGGCTTAGGAACCAATCCACGTGATATAAAATATCGTTTTAACTGGAATGCACCGATCATTGCTTCAAAGCATGATCCTTCGGTAATTTATCATGCAGGAAATAAGCTCTTAAAAACATCTAATAGAGGAATAACTTGGACCGAAATTAGCCCAGATTTAACCAGAAATGATAGTACCAAGATAAACTGGGGTGGCGGGCCGATCACTAACGAAGGTGCCGGTGGAGAAATTTATCACGCTATTTATTATGTAGCGGAATCGCCGCATACACCAGATGTTATTTATACTGGTGCCGACGATGGTATGCTACACATTACTAAAAATGGTGGTGCGGATTGGACAGAAATTACGATTCCGAATACTGGTGAAGGTATGGTGAACCAAATCGAAGTGTCTCCACATGATCCTGGTACAGTATACGTGGCTTTCAATAAGTATAAGTTCAACGATTTTACACCACATATCTTCAAATCCACTGATTACGGGCAAACTTGGAATAGAATTGTCAATGGAATCGCCAGCGAAGCGCATGTAAGAGTTGTGAGGGAGGATCCAAAGCAAAAAGACCTTCTTTTTGCCGGTACAGAACTAGGGCTTTATGTGTCTTTTGATGGTGGAGTGAAATGGAACGAGTTTCAACAAAACTTGCCAATTGTTCCTATTACAGATTTAATGGTACACGGAAATGATCTGATCATAGCCACTCAGGGTAGAGCTTTTTGGGTAATGGACGACCTAAATCCTTTATATGAATTAAAGGCAGCACAAAATTCCGATTTCTATGTCTATGAGCCTGAAAACGCGATTCGGGACAATGCTTTCCGCACAGGAAATACATCGATAGGTCAAAATCCATATCCAGGATTTTCCATCATGTATTACATCAAGGAAGATGCTGATTCAATTCCGTTAAAAGTTGAATTTATGGACGCTTCAGGTGCAGTAGTCAGAAGTTTTGCCTCTGATGCTACCAACCGTCAAGAGAAGTTGACCAAGAAATCAGGAATGAATCGCCTGAATTGGAATTTATCAAAAGTGAATTTTGATGGCGTACAAGGTGTATTTGTCGGGCTTGGCGCGGGAGGTCATCGGGTGGCACCAGGTGCTTACACCATGAAAATGAGTTATGGAGATCAAGAGATTGTAAAACGATTAAATGTGGCTCCGGATCCAAAATGGGAAGCTACTACGGCGCAATATCAAGAGCAGCAACAATTGCTGGAAGAGGTTCGCGAGATCATAGAGGAATTGCAAAGCACAGCGAATGATATAAGATCCGTTAGAGCGCAAATCAATGACCTGAAATCGAGAATTGACCCAGACGACTTTGCTAATGTGCATGAAGCCATTAAAGAATTGGTGGAAATGATCAATGAATTAGAGGGTGAATTTGTACAGCCAAAGCAAAAGACATTTCAAGATGTAATCAATTTTGAAAACAAACTGGAAGTACAGCTATTACATATATATGGTACGATAGACGGCATTGAGCCACCGGTTACCGATGGTCAAAGAGCTAGAGTTGAAACGCTGAAAGCAGAGTATGTGACGGCAATCGCTGGAGCCGCTAAAGTAAACCAGAAAATGGAGGAGTTAATGGAGCTAATCAGAACGGAAAAAGTGCCGTTTATAGCCCCGAAAAAGAAGAAGTAA
- a CDS encoding MarR family winged helix-turn-helix transcriptional regulator produces MGRDIIEELGSLALATRLKNLSERLAKDVSQVYKESSLAFEPRWFTLVYALKEGEELSVTALSTMLKQTHPAVNQVANVLVSNGILQESKDDADQRKRLLKLTDKGHALVAKMTDLWGQIKKANDQLVSESGGDLLKNLDKVESALDEKSMYERVRSLQ; encoded by the coding sequence TTGGGACGAGATATTATAGAAGAATTGGGTAGTTTGGCACTGGCTACCCGTTTAAAAAACCTAAGCGAGCGATTGGCTAAAGACGTTTCTCAGGTTTATAAGGAGTCCTCTTTAGCGTTTGAGCCACGGTGGTTTACCTTGGTTTATGCGCTCAAAGAAGGAGAAGAACTATCCGTGACAGCACTGTCCACAATGCTTAAACAGACACATCCGGCAGTCAACCAAGTAGCCAATGTTTTAGTAAGTAATGGCATTTTACAGGAAAGTAAGGACGATGCCGACCAAAGAAAGCGTTTGCTAAAACTTACCGATAAAGGTCATGCACTCGTGGCCAAAATGACAGACCTTTGGGGTCAGATAAAAAAGGCCAATGATCAATTGGTGAGCGAATCAGGTGGCGATCTACTCAAGAATTTAGATAAGGTAGAATCAGCGCTTGATGAAAAGTCCATGTATGAACGTGTCCGTTCGCTTCAGTAG
- a CDS encoding S41 family peptidase, translating into MKKFLVLFFAVTASVSAQDFDKKKIVRRLAKIMNENYVYPEKGKAMHDLIISKLKSNQYNSYDSESAFAAALETDLRSVTGDRHIRVTHDHAHAENIRNRDFGPGPESNGKFGFEEVKILPGNVGYLDLRGFMDIGIAEDVAKPAMDKLIQADALIFDLRKNGGGSPNMIRFISSYLFGDEKVHLNTFYWRPADRYSETWTDPELASQTKPDIPIYVLTSDYTFSAAEEFTYNLKNLERATIIGETTGGGAHPGGPSIISGDFVVNVPRGRAINPITKTNWEGVGVIPDIKVPAEKALEKAIELAKLELNK; encoded by the coding sequence ATGAAGAAGTTCCTTGTCCTATTTTTTGCCGTGACAGCCTCCGTTTCTGCACAGGATTTCGATAAAAAGAAAATAGTCCGACGTTTGGCAAAAATCATGAATGAAAATTATGTATATCCTGAAAAGGGAAAGGCAATGCATGATTTGATCATCTCTAAGCTCAAGTCGAATCAATACAATAGTTATGATTCCGAAAGTGCCTTTGCGGCAGCTTTAGAAACCGATTTAAGATCGGTGACGGGTGATAGGCATATCCGTGTTACTCATGATCACGCACATGCTGAAAACATTAGAAATCGAGATTTTGGGCCTGGACCTGAGTCGAATGGTAAATTTGGTTTCGAAGAAGTGAAGATACTTCCAGGAAACGTTGGGTATCTGGACTTGAGGGGTTTCATGGACATTGGTATAGCGGAAGATGTGGCTAAACCAGCCATGGATAAACTTATACAAGCAGACGCCCTAATTTTTGATTTAAGAAAGAATGGTGGGGGATCACCCAACATGATTCGTTTCATATCAAGCTACCTATTTGGGGATGAAAAAGTGCACCTAAATACGTTCTATTGGAGGCCTGCCGATCGCTACTCGGAAACGTGGACCGACCCTGAACTAGCCAGTCAAACCAAGCCCGATATTCCGATTTATGTGCTTACGAGTGACTACACCTTTTCAGCGGCAGAAGAATTCACCTACAACCTCAAGAATCTAGAGCGAGCTACCATCATTGGAGAAACTACTGGTGGTGGAGCCCACCCGGGAGGCCCATCGATAATTTCGGGTGATTTTGTGGTTAACGTTCCAAGAGGTAGGGCCATTAACCCCATTACAAAAACAAATTGGGAAGGGGTAGGTGTGATACCAGATATCAAAGTCCCAGCTGAAAAAGCACTGGAGAAAGCTATTGAATTGGCAAAACTGGAATTGAATAAGTAA